The following are encoded in a window of Carya illinoinensis cultivar Pawnee chromosome 15, C.illinoinensisPawnee_v1, whole genome shotgun sequence genomic DNA:
- the LOC122297454 gene encoding receptor-like protein kinase 7 → MSSTRASEHYLHYSFGLLCLLSLVCTVQSEELQILTNLKSTLQKSNTRVFNSWESTVSVCKFAGITCNSEGSVTEIELSNQNLAGTLPLDVVCQLRSLQKLSLGFNLLHGPITKDLNKCVKLQYLDLGNNVFTGAVPDISSLTELRYLHLNNSGFSGTFPWKSLQNMKGLIRLSLGDNPLSPSPLPSEVVQLTKLDWLYLSNCNIQGTFPAGIGNLRELINLELADNNMTGGIPEEIGNLVNLWQLELYNNSFTGKLPVGLRNLAKLENFDASMNYLEGDLSELRFSTNLVSLQLYKNNLTGQVPPEFGEFKKLVNLSLYTNGLSGPLPQKLGSFAKFYFIDVSENHLTGPIPPDMCKQGAMKMLLMLDNKFTGEIPANYANCPTLTRFRVSKNLLSGTVPTGIWGLPKVNIIDIASNNFRGPVTSDIKNAKSLWQLFLGNNSLSGEIPADISGATSLQSILLNNNQFSGELPSSLGSLSSTLKVLDLSHNQLSGEIPKTFSSLQLTQLDLSYNKLTGPVPESLSKGSFTGNPGLCSVGKGSVLPPCPHP, encoded by the coding sequence ATGTCATCGACGCGTGCTTCCGAGCATTACCTCCATTATTCTTTCGGTCTCCTTTGCCTCCTCTCCCTTGTATGCACTGTCCAATCTGAGGAGCTTCAAATCCTCACGAACCTAAAGTCCACGCTTCAGAAATCAAACACCAGAGTCTTCAATTCGTGGGAATCCACCGTTTCCGTATGCAAATTTGCCGGAATCACATGCAACTCGGAGGGCTCCGTTACAGAAATCGAGCTTTCAAACCAAAACTTGGCCGGAACTCTTCCTCTGGACGTCGTATGTCAGCTCCGATCACTCCAAAAGCTCTCCTTGGGGTTCAACCTCTTGCACGGTCCGATCACGAAAGACTTGAACAAGTGCGTGAAATTGCAGTATTTGGATTTGGGAAACAATGTCTTCACCGGTGCGGTTCCCGACATATCCTCTCTTACAGAATTAAGGTATCTCCATCTGAACAACAGCGGATTCTCGGGAACTTTCCCGTGGAAATCGCTCCAAAACATGAAAGGTCTAATCCGGCTTAGCCTCGGAGATAATCCTCTAAGTCCTAGTCCATTGCCAAGTGAGGTGGTGCAGTTAACCAAGCTGGATTGGCTTTACCTCTCCAACTGCAACATCCAAGGAACATTCCCAGCTGGGATTGGAAATCTCAGAGAGCTAATCAACTTGGAGCTTGCCGACAATAACATGACCGGAGGGATTCCGGAAGAGATAGGGAACCTCGTCAACTTATGGCAGCTCGAGCTCTACAACAACTCGTTTACCGGAAAACTTCCCGTCGGCCTGAGAAACCTCGCGAAGCTTGAGAACTTTGATGCTTCTATGAACTATCTCGAAGGTGATCTGTCCGAATTGAGGTTCTCGACCAACCTGGTGAGTCTGCAACTTTACAAAAACAATCTTACAGGGCAAGTACCGCCGGAGTTCGGTGAATTCAAGAAGCTGGTAAACCTTTCTCTGTACACCAACGGATTGTCCGGTCCTTTGCCTCAAAAGCTCGGGTCTTTCGCAAAATTCTATTTCATCGACGTCTCCGAGAACCACTTGACCGGTCCTATCCCGCCAGACATGTGCAAGCAAGGTGCCATGAAAATGCTTCTCATGCTCGACAACAAATTCACCGGTGAAATCCCAGCCAACTACGCCAACTGTCCAACCCTCACTCGTTTCAGAGTGAGCAAGAACTTGCTTTCGGGTACTGTTCCTACCGGAATCTGGGGATTGCCGAAGGTGAACATAATCGATATCGCGTCAAATAATTTTCGAGGCCCAGTCACTTCCGATATCAAGAACGCAAAGTCTCTATGGCAGTTGTTCCTCGGAAACAATAGCTTATCGGGTGAGATACCGGCCGATATCTCAGGAGCTACCTCACTTCAGTCCATCCTGTTGAACAACAATCAATTCTCTGGTGAACTCCCATCTTCTTTGGGGTCTCTATCGAGTACTCTTAAAGTTCTTGATCTCTCCCACAACCAACTTTCAGGTGAGATTCCGAAGACTTTTTCGTCTCTCCAACTAACCCAACTCGACCTATCTTACAATAAGTTAACCGGCCCTGTGCCGGAATCTCTATCTAAGGGGAGCTTCACTGGGAACCCAGGCCTCTGCAGTGTTGGAAAAGGTTCCGTGTTGCCACCCTGTCCCCACCCCTAG
- the LOC122296295 gene encoding receptor-like protein kinase 7 has protein sequence MLPANISRSWPCLYHSFYLLCFLSLLSGIRSDELQVLIKLKSALQGSNSSVISSWESKSNSVCGFAGITCNSNGSVVEIELSKQKLTGTLPLDSICQLQSLEKLSLGYNLLHGPITEDLNNCVKLNYLDLGNNLFTGAVPDISSLSELKHLYVNNSGFSGSFPWKSLQNMTGLVRLSIGDNPFNPSPIPPEVLKLTKLDWLYLSHCNIQGTIPVGIGNLRELIELEFSDNNMTGEIPEEIGNLVNLWQLDIYNNSFTGKLPDSLRNLTKLEMFDASRNRLEGDLSVLRFLTNLVSLQLFENNLSGEVPDELGEFKKLVNLSLYTNRFTGPLPQKLGSWANFIFIDVTDNLLTGPIPPDMCKQGTMIKLLLGNNNFTGEIPATYANCSSLTRFRVNNNWLSGTVPPGIWGLPNLNIIDITSNFIRGPITSDVKYAKSLGQLFAGNNLLSGELPAEISEATSLVSILLNDNQLSGNIPSGMGDLKLLNVLHLQNNKFSGSVPETLGSCNTLSDINMANNSLSGQIPPSLGNLPTLNSLDISDNQLSGEIPASFSSLRLSFLDLSHNRLAGPIPQALSIAAYNGSFAGNPGLCIVGVTSMFRRCPSASGMSRNVRTLIICFAVGTAILLLFLVRFYYSKKGEKDDQGRSLKDESWDVKSFHVLSFTEDEILDSIKQENLIGKGGSGNVYKVQLSNGRELAVKHIWNSDSSGNGRRKSRSSTTPMLAKRGGRSKEFDSEVQTLSSIRHVNVVKLYCSITSEDSSLLVYEYLPNGSLWDRLHTGQKMQLDWETRYEIAIGAAKGLEYLHHGCEKPVLHRDVKSSNILLDEFLKPRIADFGLAKIVKANGGKDSTHVIAGTHGYIAPEYGYTYKVNEKSDVYSFGVVLMELVLGKRPIEPEFGENKDIVNWVCGNLKNKDMILSMVDSEIPEASKEEAMKVLKIAILCTAALPAFRPTMRSVVQMLEEAQPCKLMKIIIAKDDDGKKKEVIGTEKKNPEL, from the exons ATGTTGCCGGCAAATATTTCCCGGTCGTGGCCTTGTCTCTACCATTCTTTCTACCTCCTCTGTTTCCTCTCCCTTCTCTCCGGTATCCGTTCCGACGAGCTTCAGGTTCTCATAAAGCTGAAATCCGCCCTCCAAGGATCGAACTCCAGCGTCATAAGTTCATGGGAGTCGAAGTCCAATTCCGTCTGCGGTTTCGCCGGAATCACGTGCAACTCCAACGGTTCGGTTGTGGAAATCGAGCTTTCTAAACAGAAGTTAACTGGGACTCTTCCCCTGGATTCCATTTGTCAGCTCCAATCGTTGGAAAAGCTGTCGCTGGGGTACAACCTCTTGCACGGTCCGATCACGGAGGACTTGAACAACTGTGTAAAATTGAACTACTTGGATTTGGGAAACAATCTCTTCACCGGAGCGGTTCCGGACATATCCTCTCTCAGCGAGTTAAAGCATCTTTATGTCAATAACAGTGGCTTCTCCGGCAGTTTCCCGTGGAAATCGCTCCAAAACATGACGGGTCTAGTCCGGCTCAGCATCGGAGACAACCCATTCAATCCTAGTCCAATTCCACCCGAGGTGCTGAAGCTCACCAAACTGGATTGGCTGTATCTATCCCACTGTAATATCCAAGGAACAATCCCGGTTGGGATTGGAAATCTCAGAGAGCTAATCGAGTTGGAATTTTCGGACAATAACATGACCGGAGAAATTCCCGAAGAGATTGGGAACCTCGTGAATCTCTGGCAGCTGGATATCTACAACAACTCGTTTACAGGGAAACTTCCTGACAGTCTGAGAAACCTCACGAAGCTTGAGATGTTTGACGCTTCTAGAAATCGTCTCGAAGGCGATTTGTCGGTATTGAGGTTCTTGACCAACCTGGTGAGTCTGCAACTATTCGAGAACAACCTTTCTGGAGAAGTTCCGGACGAATTGGGCGAGTTCAAGAAGCTCGTGAATCTCTCTCTGTACACTAACAGGTTTACGGGTCCTTTGCCGCAGAAGCTTGGGTCTTGGGCGAACTTCATTTTCATAGACGTGACTGACAACTTACTAACAGGTCCAATCCCGCCCGATATGTGCAAGCAGGGTACGATGATAAAGCTTCTCTTAGGCAACAACAATTTTACCGGCGAAATTCCGGCCACCTATGCAAATTGTTCGAGTCTAACTCGTTTCAGGGTCAACAACAACTGGCTTTCCGGCACCGTTCCCCCCGGAATCTGGGGATTACCGAACTTGAACATAATCGACATTACGTCCAATTTTATCCGGGGCCCGATCACGTCAGATGTCAAGTACGCCAAGTCTCTTGGGCAGTTGTTCGCCGGAAACAATCTCTTATCGGGTGAATTACCTGCCGAGATCTCTGAAGCTACCTCTTTGGTGTCGATTCTGCTGAACGACAATCAGTTATCGGGAAACATTCCTTCGGGTATGGGTGACTTGAAGCTATTGAATGTCCTTCATCTCCAGAATAACAAGTTCTCTGGTTCAGTACCAGAGACATTAGGTTCTTGTAACACTCTCAGTGACATAAATATGGCTAACAATTCGCTCTCGGGTCAAATCCCACCGTCTCTGGGAAATCTACCGACACTCAACTCTTTGGATATATCAGACAACCAACTTTCGGGAGAAATTCCGGCAAGTTTTTCGTCTCTCCGGTTAAGCTTTCTCGATTTATCCCACAACAGGTTGGCCGGTCCAATACCGCAAGCTCTGTCAATTGCAGCGTACAACGGCAGCTTTGCTGGGAACCCGGGCCTCTGCATCGTTGGCGTCACCTCCATGTTCCGGCGCTGTCCCTCTGCTTCGGGCATGTCCAGGAACGTCCGCACACTCATCATTTGCTTCGCAGTAGGTACGGCCATCCTACTTCTGTTTTTGGTGCGGTTCTACTACTCCAAGAAGGGGGAAAAGGATGATCAAGGCCGTTCATTGAAGGACGAATCCTGGGACGTGAAGTCCTTCCACGTGTTGAGCTTTACGGAGGATGAGATTCTTGATTCCATCAAACAGGAGAATCTAATAGGAAAAGGTGGCTCCGGGAACGTGTACAAAGTGCAACTCTCCAACGGCAGAGAACTTGCAGTCAAGCACATATGGAACTCGGATTCAAGTGGTAATGGCCGGAGAAAGAGCCGGAGCAGCACCACCCCGATGCTCGCTAAACGCGGGGGGAGGTCGAAGGAATTCGACAGCGAGGTGCAGACCTTGAGCTCAATAAGGCATGTGAATGTGGTGAAGCTGTATTGTAGTATTACAAGCGAGGATTCGAGCTTGTTGGTGTACGAGTATTTACCAAATGGGAGCCTTTGGGATCGGCTGCACACAGGCCAGAAGATGCAGCTTGATTGGGAGACAAGGTACGAGATTGCTATCGGTGCAGCCAAAGGGTTGGAGTATCTGCATCATGGGTGTGAGAAGCCAGTGCTTCACAGGGATGTGAAGTCTAGtaatatattgctggatgagtTTTTGAAGCCAAGGATTGCTGATTTTGGACTTGCTAAGATTGTTAAAGCCAATGGTGGCAAGGATTCCACCCATGTCATTGCTGGAACACATGGCTACATTGCTCCTG AATATGGGTACACATACAAAGTAAATGAGAAGAGTGATGTGTATAGTTTTGGAGTGGTATTGATGGAACTGGTGTTGGGAAAAAGGCCAATAGAGCCGGAGTTTGGGGAGAATAAGGACATAGTGAATTGGGTTTGCGGCAATCTAAAGAACAAGGATATGATACTTAGTATGGTTGACTCTGAAATTCCAGAGGCTTCAAAGGAAGAGGCTATGAAGGTACTGAAAATTGCAATTCTCTGCACAGCAGCGCTTCCAGCTTTTAGACCCACAATGAGAAGCGTTGTGCAAATGCTTGAGGAAGCTCAACCGTGTAAATTGATGAAAATTATCATTGCCAAAGATGATGATGGTAAGAAAAAGGAAGTGATTGGTACAGAGAAAAAGAACCCAGAACTTTAA